The Festucalex cinctus isolate MCC-2025b chromosome 6, RoL_Fcin_1.0, whole genome shotgun sequence genomic sequence AGGACCCAATTAGTCTGGGGCTGTATGCCCCTGGCAGGCCACGGTCACCCATGGCAGATATATCCGAGGTGAAGGACCAGACAAAGTACAGCTCATAGCCCTCCTATGATGACTGAAATCATTGGACATCGAGTTCCCTTGTTCTGACCCGGGTCATCGGGCCCCCTCTAGAGCAAGGCCTAGAGTTTGTTGGCGAGCACCTGCAGTGGCCCGGACTAGAGTCATGGGACCCGACTGGGAGACaatgtgggtcccccttcccatatGCTCACCACCTGTGGGAGGGGTCAAGGAGGTCGGGAGCGCAGAGAGCTGCGTCGAagagagatagatagaaagatagatagattaaACATTAGGTGACATTGACAACTTACACGTTTctttaaaaattttatttaaaatcagggctggactggcacaaataaatacataaataaacaaacaaataaataaataaataaataaataaataaataaataaaaatccgcaCTGGCATTTTTACGTAGACTGGCCAGATTGTCCCACGCACGCAGCTATGTTGTTTATGATGTGAAAATAATGgctaaatgatgatgatgatgatgatgatgatgatgaaatgatTAATAGCAATTCCATGGAAAAAGTTGATTTGAGGTATGATTGTTTGAGTTACAAGCATGACTacacaacaaattaaactcatatctcaaggtatCACTGTACTAAGAACAtcactcttttttcttttttttttacattgtaatcaaaatattagaaataaatATCACTGTGTTACAGTGTACAGTATACAATAAACAAGCCATTGTCTACAAGaggttaaaatgtttttgtgacagACAAGTAGTCTGTGTGTGCTTTTTCTGTATTGACACTGATTATCAGTGATTTGAcatcaataaatacatgtcACTGACAGGGTGACATTGTCATTGTGAGTTACTCTCGAGATTCATCATGACTGGGAGAGTTCTTCTTCTGGGACTTCTGCTCATTTGTGTGGCTGCAGGTAAACTATTAATGAATGCTTGATTTAGTTTTTACAATCAAAATGCTATTTATGGAATTATATTAGCAATAAAATTGACTGCTGGATGATGTTATGATTTTTAACAATAATTCCACTGCACTGCAGCGTGTCAATAAAGACACAAAGGTGGTCAATATTATTAACCAAGTCAAATGTATTCTCATGTTCTATATGTGTTTTGCATGCTGATGCTACAGTTCATGAAAGTATAAGAaaacagaatttatttttttaatttctgctttcacagacacagTAGCAGCATGGATACCTTGGGACGAGGTAAGTGTTACTGTAAATGTGTGCATGTTCTATTAGCTGTGAAATTTAAAACCTCTCTTCTTATCTTGGACAAATCAACATGTTAttatttactcttttttttttccccttttttttgtgcaggaAGGATGTCCTTACACATATAATGAGCCAATAGAGTGCACCAATTTTCACAAACCTGTGTGTGGTACTGATGGAAGGACTTACACAAATCTGTGTTATTTGTGTCGCCAAATCCAGTGAGTTCACTACGACACGACACGATAGTACACGCTTCACCCGCAAACACACGCATGCGCGCTGCTTTGGCGTCGCCTggtgatgaaaataaaaactacagaTTGCAATTCTGAACTCTCTGGCTTGTGTCGCTTACTTTGCACTTAGTTGTTGTATTATCCTAGATGATTTATTTAAGATGGAATACAATCCATGACACGTTCAAGAAGAATTCAAAgtggtgtattttattttctctctACAGGTTATCAGGGAAGCACATTTCGGTTCTCCACGCTGGAGCCTGCTACCGCTGACATGAAGCGCCGAAAGTGAATATCAACAGCTTGATTCATTCTCAGCAACAACTATTTTATTCATGAATAAAAAGTCTTGAGACAAATCTGATATATCGGGTGAATAAATATGTGTTAACAGTTCTGTTGAGGTGATGAGTGGTTGACCATCGTTATGCAAAAACTATTTACATTTCGGATACTATGTAAGCCATTTATCAatagtgtgcgcgcgtgtgagactagagagagagagagagagagattgtttAGATGACACATGGAGAGGGGGGGCGAGTCAAGGGTGCATCCTGAGGTTAAAGTTCCATTTTTTGAGTCACATGGGTGAAACCAGGAAATAGAGAAGTGACAGCTGCTATCCACAGTCGTTTTCATTAGACGTGCTGAGGAAACTTCTTTTTTGATACCAAATGGATAATCTAACGATGATTGCTGGCCAAATGGAACACATGTAAGTACTTTACGatttgcatttagtttatttacttTAACCATACTTCATTTTGGTGGCTGTGACAGTCGTTAGTTATTGTTTTCCCATTTCTGTACAACATGATCAAGTCAGAAACACTAATGCAAAACAACCTTTATAGATCCCAATAATAAAGACGTTTCCACTTTCCCCCCCAGGGAAGCCATAGTTCAGGACTGTCACAATGGAATATCGATTGACCTCTTTCTGCATCTCACACTTATCCCAGCTGTAAGTTTGTTCTTCCTTTTAAACAGAAACTTCAACTGCGCTAACAGGAACTTGAAAACTGGCCTGTGGAATTATGTTTATATAAAAGTCAGCAGCGTACTATCCACAAACAATATTTACCATACGGCAGTTTTTACAATGCCATAAACTGACACTGTTTGTTTAACAGTTTAGGAAAAGCACAGCGACAGCATCACTGCTTCATAGAATGATGAGGTACTTGCAAGTGCACATTCGACCCATTTCCAATGCATGTAGTCAGCAGAATGTCCCACTACTACAGGAATATAAATAGAAGAAATCCATGAGAAATAACTCAATTAAGGACAACATTGCAGTGCAGCACCATATACAGAAGAGGGTGCTGTTTTCCATTTTTATGGTCAATGTCAAAGTCTTTCCGAGTGTATCTGTTCCTGTAGATCTTTCTCCAACGGGTTTGCCATGCAATCAAAACGGTCTCGTGGACTATTTTTCTAATTGGCCATAGGGGTGATTAGGATTGATATATACAGCATATAAAAGCATTGCTTTAAATACTAACTCAGCACGGCTTGTTTGTTATTCTACTTGTATTGCATTAGGGTTAGTTTTGGTTGTTTTCTTCCAGGTGCTGATTGCCTTGGTGCTGTCATTCCTTCAGAAAAGAGCAAAACAATTGGCTATTGACCGCAGACTTCCTTTCCTGCAAGGGCGTTTCGGCATTGTGGTGTAAGTCAATGACAAGGACAAAAACTGAAGCAATTAATGCAAAACGATGTAAGCATGTGTCCATGTCCTTGGCAGACCTCTAGACACTATAGGCAGCCTGAGCAATCGCTGGTCCTACGGGTTCGCCTTTGGCGCCGTTTCCTACAGCGTCTTGCTGCTCTTTTCGGAACATTACATTCCTTTTACTGTCCCACCATGGGCCAGAGGTACTGACGTTTTCTGCCAACTGGTTGTGCTTTGTTGTCCACACATGAACTAATGGCGTGTTGATGGTCCTCTCAGCTGTAGTTTACCTAGTTGGAGCTTTGGAAGTGGGACTTGTGAACTTTCCTTTTTTTGCCTGTCTGTCAACACCCTTCAGACCAGCTGGAGCTGTGCTAGGAATTCTCTACTCTTTGTGttggtaaatattcatattcatgcATTTCTCAATATGGGcaaacattacattacattacattgtgtttgtttgcagGCTTATCATTACAGTGTGGGACACATTCACATGTCCAGATGGCAAGGTACGTGAGCACTACTGCTACTAGGTGAGTACTATGCCCACCTGACATATTTGCTTGTATTGACTTTTAATGtcagaaaattaaaatataaatgtgtttcTGAAAGATTTTGGGGAAATACCAGAAGATAATTGTCCAGTGGCCTTGTATCCTGTctctcatttttcttttgggaCGATTCGTCTACATGCTGGTCAAAGATGTTCGAATACATCTACGGCTGGAACAGGAGGTCAGAGTATATATCATGTAATATCTGCAGTCAGAACCCACAGAGTAATAaactgaaatatttatttatttatatttattctcgttttttacaattttgttttgttttacagtcaaTGCATTTTACAACTTATTTTCAAGATAGGATTGTAATGTGtttatttcatgattttttttttttaattctcagaTCAGAATTGCCTTTCTCAAAACTACTTGTTCAATTTTCACATCATTGTGTCACTTGTACACATCCTAAAAGCAGTTTATCAGTTCTTTTTACAATTTACAAGTGCTTTGGTTCACTGTACATAATTATTTCCAATTCTCTGCTGTTTCCGACATTATCAGTTGCTTATGTCATGTTGATCAAAATGTATGGCAACGTGTCTCTGTTGAATTGTCTTACACACCAAAAACAATTTGGCATCataatgtacagtacagtacagtacagtgtaagtcttttcatgaaaaatggctGAACAAATTGTCATAATATGCCaaacatatgagcacgtccgcctcccagttctgaggactcgggttcgagtccaggtggagtttgcatgttctccccgtgcccgtgtgggtcttctccgggtactccggtctcctcccacattccaaagatgcatggcaggttaattgggcgctccgaattgtccctaggtgtgcttgtgcgtgtggatggttgttcgtctccgcgtgccctgcgattggctggcaaccagtccagggtagcccccgcctactgcccagagccagctgagataggcgccagcatcccccgcgacccttgtgaggagcaagcggtacagaaaatagatggatggatggatgtcaaacATATTTccattagacatttttttttcccctccagagTACACTGTTATATTGACAACATAACAAAGCATTTTGTCTCTTCTATATACAATAACACAAATAATTGTCTTTCTGATAGCACTGACATGTTCACAAATATTAACTtgtgagagaaagaaagaaagaaaatggcttTTGCAGAAGTACCGAAGAAACTGAGAAAAACTAAAAAGCTGAATGTGCCATCAGGATTCAGATGAACTGACTGAGCAACACCAAGTGCAGCATGTTAAGAGACTTCTGAGGAAGAAAAGTACACCCAGGTAAAATACATAGTGGACCACATGAGGACTCGCATTTAACTGTTCTAAATGCGGGTGTCTCAATGCTGTTTCACCTCTTGTGCATTTTATTCCATTtgatttttaactttttatcaTAACAGTGCTCCATTATTGTTGCCATGCTCATTTTCAATAAGATCAGTCTTAGTGATACAACTGTGAATCACGCAGCCAAGACTGCATCACAAATGGAGATCGACATAAACAATTGCTTTATGTTGCAGCAAGTCCCTGAGCTGGTTCCAGAGCAGAGTGTATGAGTGGGATCCCTACTTCAAGTTTCCAAACAGAATCATTGGCACTGCCATCATATCTCTCATAGGCCTATATacggtaaaacaaacaaacaaacaaacaaacaataacatgTTTAAtctctcctaaaaaaaaaagtttgtatcaAATGTGACTTACCATTGTCATTGCTTTTAGATGACGCTGGCTGACTACAGTCTCAGCAATATTGCTTTTGACCAAGTAGTCAGGTGGAAGAACACACTGGAACACTTGGTGATATCCTCTAATCAGACCGAAGCTTTTGGAAGCATGATTCCACAACTGGAAGAATTTATCAACGTATCCAAAAGTGAGTCCTGCAAATCTTAGTCATCTTTGAACAAGTTTGAACAAGTGAACATAAtctaattatttatttcattctaGAGACTTGGTTAGCAACTACCATCTTTGCTAGCCTCAATTCAGTTGCTTACACGTTCCATGTACTTGTATGTTACAGGTAAGTGGATCTGTCTGATGCAATAAATAAGTGCAAACTCAGACATGCCCAAATGTATCACAGCGTGTTGTTTTCGTAGGAAACACTTAAAGAGACTTTGGAGAGGAGAGAAAAGTTTTCTCCCAGAGAAGTTTCTCAAGCCCAAGTCTGCCGTGAGTGTGGTGAGTGTGACACCACCACACAATTAGACATTTGCTGTGCAACCTTAGTGATGATCAACTTTTTATGGATTTTACGCAGGCCGCCATCGCACGCTACTCTGGATGGCAAATTGCTTTTACACTCTGGGgtaacatttaatttaaatttcttatttactgttttttttgtttgtgtttttgttttgttttagattgttttgtttttcaggttaTCTGATGGTCCACTTTATTCACTTCCTGGTTGCACTGTTGTTGGTATATGTGATTGTTATTCCAATACAACATGGACAAGCTCTGATCATGCTGTCCAACCTGGGCATCATAATGTAAGCCTTTGTGTAACTAAAAGAAATCACTGTAAAACTTTCTCATCTCTTAATGTGAACTATAATCTGTAGTACGGCTCAATTGAACAATTTTTGAAGTTTGTTTTAGAGaggttcaaataataataataaaaactgaaataatgtgCACAAGTTCTTATAATTGGGACGTGAAGAAAATAAACAAGTCACTTATAATCTcgtgttaaatgggagtcagaaGTTGAGAACTCACCTGCCgccatttaaagtgcctctgattaacccccccccttccccctttttatgtttttttttttttgtctagcaGCATTTTCAACATGGACTGTTTTGAAATATTCATAATAGCCTCCACCTTTTCTAAGTCCTCAGTTCCAGCTTCATcagaccaaaagaagaaaaaaaaaatctcccaaaGTAACCCCCCCAAAACAGTCCGGAAAAGCCTACTAAAACTTTTGGACTTTATTTAGGGCTAATCAGAGGCACTGCATATATGCTGGCAGATGCTGACACTCATTTGATGCGATTGGATGAACATAGCCACATCCTAGTTACAAgaggggtgtgcacacttgtgcaaccaaattcctttagtttattttttactttttctctaTTTTTGTAGTGAGCAGTTGGGCTGCACGGGTGATATAGTTCACAATGGTGAAAAAGATTAAACAGTTTATTttagtctctctttttttctaatcacAAACACCTAGCATTTGTGTAGACTTATTCTATCCACTGTATCATCAATATGACATTTACTCAGCTCTCTTTACGTCCTTCTCTCTGTAGTCTGACCATCAGTCTTGTGGTCGCCATGGTGATCCTCCAGATAGTTTTGgtccagatttttttcctcCAGGACAAATTGTCTCCCACTGATAAACACAAACCTCTGGCTCTCAATAACAGGTTGGTAACGATAGTTTTATATAGTAAATATATGATACTCAAAATGGTTATAAATTACTATGATGTATCTCACCGGACATCTTCCGGAGTTTGTCATGTATTTTAATGTGCACGTCAATATGAAcgcaaagcacaaaaaatgtgcatttgtcAAAATTGTAGTCACCATTCACATGAGTGTCATTTGCTGAAATAAGTATTGAATATATCTTAACCATATCAAACCATAAAGAAAAATGGCAATATGTATAAATGacataaaatatgaatattgttCCTTCTGTTTTGCCTTCAGAAAAGCATTCCACTGCTTCaactactttttctttttctacaaCGTGATCATGGGGATAAGCAACTGCATCCTGAGGCTGCTGTTCAGCATTGTGCTGGGAACGTGGCTGGTGTCGCGCATCGACCGTACAATCATGCAGAGAGGATATGAAACCATGGATGCTGGTGATTTTAACTATCTTCAATTTCAAggggagatatatatatatttttttttaaatggcacgtTGGcgagacatttaaaataaaataatggcatttttgtatttagagtGTCTTTCTCAACAAACTGTATAAATCTAAAAGTATTTCCTGCCTTTCCCAGGTTATAGTACATGGATTGGGATGATCTTTGCTGACCACTATCATAACAATCCAGTAATGATGTGCTTCTGCCAGCTGCTTGTCTCCAACACCCTGGAGAAACACACACTGCCTGCATACTCCACATTCAGCAACACGCCACCTGgtttgtaaatactgtacactGCAGGTGACTTTTCCATTGCTCATATTGCCTCCTCCTTTccagaatattctgtgagcaGTCGATCCAGGAGACGCTGGGCATTGTTTTACACCCTCCTGAGGAACCCTCATCTGATCCTGCACAGGAAGCATCACCTCTGCTCACTGGAGACGTTGGACGTTTCTTCTTCTCTTCGGTCGGACACAGTATTGCAGGCGTGGCTCATGGCTTCACACGCACAGAACCATAACGCAGCGTCAGTGTGCTTGCCAGAGAACACTGAGGAACAAACACCAGACTGCTAGAATAGCTGTCACACTGATACATATTTTAAACGCGTTTGGAGGTCTGTCTTCAAAATGTACTCGAGATTTGATAAGTTGTTAAAACTTGAATCTCACTCTGTATGCACTTTGGTTCATAATTACCTTGACATTTTCAAGCTTGTAGTTCTTTTGAAATGAATTCATGCACTAGGATAGGTTTGCTTAACTCCTGTACTGCCCCCCCCAAACAGACGAGTTAAATATCTGTTCTGCCCTGCCATGAAGATGGTGTAAtaagcaaaatatttttttaagtgtcaacATATAACCTAactatgtttattatgcttgaTATCTGCATCATTTTTGTCCATTCTCAGTCTTGTTGCATTTTGATGAAAGTGAACAGTTGGAGATGTGACAGCTTCATAATCTTGTTGTGGGCCATCtactttatttttctattttctgtTTTGCCCTTATTAACTTTTATAAACTGAATGTTTTTATGTGTCGTTTTTACATAACTAAAGCAGACAAATAAAATAGTCATCAAATTGAGGGATTTTGAACTTTGACCTGAACTTAAATGAGCATATTTTCACTCTGTACCTTTCAAAGTTAAACGTGAGTTTTCTGGAAAATACTTACCAGAGaacaaatgaataattaaattaaatacaattaaataaaacaaatgaataatttaAACGTTATACTGTTTAATTGTGGGTCGCACTATTTGCGAACTTCCGGGCAGGTAGTGGCTATGTCGACGAGGACGCGcgagagggagggggaaaaaaaaaaaaaaaaaaaagaggccagaACCCGCTTAATTAGTTTGCGAACACGACGGCGATACCCCACGGAGATACATTTATACATCGGCTACGAATACGACAGGtaattttgtcacaaaaatatcGCTTCATATTGTAGTTTGGCCGCAGATGAACTCAATTATAATCATCGTTACGCGTGGAAAAGAATGCTTTTCAATCTTTTGCTACAGTAACAACATGGCTAATCGTTACTTGCTAAAATACTGAATCCGCCATATTCCTCTGGGATGTTTTTTTAACTGACGTAATTAATCGTAAATTGTGTCTCACGTTTAATTATTTCTACTTGATATTAATTAGGAAAGCCAttctgatattaaaaaaataaaaaataaaaaatctccttTTCAAAGGAACACGAATTCGGgcaaataatgcaaaaaaaacaaaaacaaactgatgAAACACATCACCATATCCAGTGAAACCGCAGAAGGTAACGCAAAAAATTACAACCTGTTGCATTACCCTTACACACAAAAACGAGACCTGTTCCATCAGTCGCAACTTCTAATGCAACAGGTTGCACTTGCTATGGAAAACGCCAACTCTTCTTGCCTTTTGGGGAATCAATATTACTTTGGTTTGACTTGCACAATTTTGCACTGTGTGAATTTGATATTCTGTCATTGCAAGTGTACTTTATTTAGGACAATATTTAAATgatattttgtttgtgtcattATTTTGAAGTACACCACTGATAAGGTCGGAGTATCCCTAGTTTTGGATGAGCTGTATTTTTATCCCAGCTGTTTTGATGCAagcggcggggtacaccctgaactagtcACCAGGTTGATTTTGGCCATGATTTGGATTATGTCCTACTGTCAGCACACAGCACCGATTATATCTCACAGCACACTAGTTGGGAATCACTTGTCCAACTTGCTTTTTGTTTCATCTACAGCACGATGTCGGACAGCGAGTCCATAAAGAAAATGTTGCGGTCTGTCCTCCAGTCTAGCAAGGAGGGTGTGGGTATTCACAGACTGCAGTCGGAGTACCGCTCACTCTGTGGAGAGAATATCCCACTGCGGAAACTGGGCTTCATGAATTTGGAAGACTATCTCAGAAGCATACCCACTGTGGTGCGGCTGGACTACCGCAATGGAGATGTAAGAGCTTGTTTCTCATCATTGGGAGTGGTGGTTAATGTCAAGTAACTTTGGTTTTGTCGATGGTGGAATTAACATTGATTGGATCATGTAAATGAATAACACCATAGGGTATAAAGTCAAAACACTGCATACACTGTGTACATAGGTTTTCATAATTTAGGAAGGTGAAATCAACAGTAATCAAtgattaaatctttttttttttgtagttaataaaattaagtgtcttttactagaTACTATTTCTTATACAGAAACTAAAAAAcccccacacatttttttttatttttttttttagcttttcagTCACAAAGGATACATAAACATCACACTCTTATTCTGTATATGATCTCAATACAAAACAAGAATTTGTTCTTTGCTGCGGCACCAGTCCAAAATATGATactttgattaatattgcatttgtggattagttaaaattaaactgaataataCATCAGCCTAATTGTTGGGTGAAATGATTATTAGCTGCTGACCATATGTGATGTTGAAGCTACAGTAGCGACTTGCCTGCTAATACAGCGTGCTACTGAATTGTATGTCACTTGCAACTTACTTTATAGTTGAGATGCTTTGCTGCAGTATGCAGTGAGACAGCTCACATCGCTCAGCTGGTGGCACGACAGAAGAGTTCCAAGAAATCAGGATGCTCCCAACTCATCAACTGCAGGATGAGACAAAAAGCTTCTGACACATACATGCGCCGGGGTAAGACATGCTTACGGTATGCAACACAGAGAAACTGCCAACTCAGGTCTCACTTTACTCATTTAATATCCCATTGGTGGTTCTCACAAAACATCGTCCAGCCAGGTGCTCAAATGCTGACCCAGTTCGAGAGACTATTTCTATCCCTTTATTTaccattaaaattaaaataaacagtaTTGCGTATATCTATATAGCAGATATAAAGTACTTACCTTTCTGAGATTTGTTCTATTTGTgtgaatatattttgaacaGTGAAATATAGCCGTTGCAACTACTTCCTGTTCACAACATGCCAACAGACCCAAGTAATCAAGAGGACTTTATACCATTAAAATGCATCACTATCAAAAACATTTGTTACCAATAAATTGGCAGAACGTCAATGCAACACAAGTTTAATCAAGTCCTACAATGACCttaattttcatgttttaaaaaacaaaacaaaactttgtttattttacaacCACCATCGAATAAAAACGTGTCTAGCGAGGTGTCAATTTTTATTGGTAATGATcaacaaataaaatcaacacattttgtttttcatactaGTTGCATGTGCTATttctttagtgtatttttttgtgtttgcatcAGCAGAATTTGAAAGGAATTTGCTCAGCAAAGCACTAATAATTTATGGTGGCCATTCTTCGCCGTTTAGAGATAAATTGCTCAATATAATTGGTAATTTTTGTATGCAAGTAGTGATTGAAGTTgttcaagtgcaaaaaaaacttgttgAGCGCTTAAGTGTTTGGTGCCCAGGTACCAAGCGCTCCAATCCACACACTCctgcacctgttttctgagaacCACACAGATGTGAGTTTTCTCCTCACGATGATTGCCTACCTGCTTCAAAAGCGTTTGTTTGCTCAAAATGAATTCTGCATTTAGGGTGGCCGATGCCTTCACTCCGGCAGCCTTCAGCTGGCGGCGCTTCCAGGCCAGCCAACCGCTTTCGGCCGCATGGTGGCTACAGAGGCTTCAGTGCCTCTGGTGATGTCAGATGCAGGTACATATTTTTGGGCTAAGTATTTGGATTGAAAATGACTTACATTTGTGTCTTTTATTTGATTCCCCCCCCGTTCTGTGTCCTTTTTATACATAGTAACCAAATGTTCTCCTGACTTATCAGGCAGGCGGACCAAGGCTTTATCCCACCAGTAGAACACAGACAACCTGCCCCACAACCAGCTATGAAACAGCCTGCTGTCCTGGACAGGTGATGTAGAAATAGACTTGCATCAAACTTACTGATATGTTGTCACTTCTGAATATATTATATGAGCGTAATCTGAGTAGGCTACAGTATGTGTTTTGctttaatgagaaaaataacatttgcttAAACATCTGGTGAGCCATTTCTTGGGTGaatgtgtcattttattttaacattttctctTTCCTGTAAATTGTGTAGAACGATTGGCATGGCATAGTCATGCATGCACTCAATAAATTTCTGTTTTGCAGGGCCACAAATGTGGTAATTCCACAGATATCGAAAGGTTGGTGTAAACATCAGTTTTTGTTGGCATTAGTCACCCTACATAAGGTTGAAcgtgcatttaaaaaattagGCATTGAAAATATGTGCAGTGTTCATCGAACAGAATAGTCCTAATCTAGTTCCTCAATTCAGTGGGTATTCACAGCTAAAATGGGGTTCAGAAATAGGAAATACATTTTGGCTATATATAGATGACCTTAAAAACAAATGATATCCTGTGATCTTTTGGTCATCAGCTACAGTATACTGTAATATAGAGAGAGTCCCTGTCCACCCTGTTATCCATGTtgcctcctccaacacacctgaatcaagTAATCAGGATCATTAACAAATTTATGCCcagtttgctgatgagctgatcatttgattcagctgtgttggaggtgAAAGATACGGAAAACAAGGTGGATAGGGGCCGCTCGAAGACCCAATCTGTGCAGTTTTCAGAGTACGtactttgctcttttttttgtgtgcttttttttagaatataattaatctattaaatgTGCcatgatttttgtgtgtgttgtaagAAAAGTTACATATAAAAGTAGATTCTTAAGAAACTGTTGTTTAactgtttcaaatattttggtaACCTTTCACAGAGAATCCACCTGAACAAACCTCCACAACCAACTGCTCTGAGGTACAGAAAATATTCTCCCTGCTTTGCATTTTCTCCTTGCTGTTTTTTATCCACACTGAGAA encodes the following:
- the stra6l gene encoding STRA6-like, with the translated sequence MDNLTMIAGQMEHMEAIVQDCHNGISIDLFLHLTLIPAVLIALVLSFLQKRAKQLAIDRRLPFLQGRFGIVVPLDTIGSLSNRWSYGFAFGAVSYSVLLLFSEHYIPFTVPPWARAVVYLVGALEVGLVNFPFFACLSTPFRPAGAVLGILYSLCWLIITVWDTFTCPDGKILGKYQKIIVQWPCILSLIFLLGRFVYMLVKDVRIHLRLEQEDSDELTEQHQVQHVKRLLRKKSTPSKSLSWFQSRVYEWDPYFKFPNRIIGTAIISLIGLYTMTLADYSLSNIAFDQVVRWKNTLEHLVISSNQTEAFGSMIPQLEEFINVSKKTWLATTIFASLNSVAYTFHVLVCYRKHLKRLWRGEKSFLPEKFLKPKSAVSVAAIARYSGWQIAFTLWGYLMVHFIHFLVALLLVYVIVIPIQHGQALIMLSNLGIIILTISLVVAMVILQIVLVQIFFLQDKLSPTDKHKPLALNNRKAFHCFNYFFFFYNVIMGISNCILRLLFSIVLGTWLVSRIDRTIMQRGYETMDAGYSTWIGMIFADHYHNNPVMMCFCQLLVSNTLEKHTLPAYSTFSNTPPEYSVSSRSRRRWALFYTLLRNPHLILHRKHHLCSLETLDVSSSLRSDTVLQAWLMASHAQNHNAASVCLPENTEEQTPDC